The Edaphobacter sp. 12200R-103 genome contains a region encoding:
- a CDS encoding S9 family peptidase, giving the protein MSSLYRSCAVALTALAMSPMAMPQQIPSTEERARIEAVSAAERDRELKLLSISAMQPGVTAYDIGKPGNANYDESKANPYPKLPDAFTLQDGTKVKTKAQWEKRRQEIKTLFDNNIYGRFPAQIPAVSWRVDSVETMTIAGVPTVVKHIVGHVDNSSYPAITVDIHADIVTPASKRGQRVPVIIGGGSTHPRPVRPPAAPGQQIHLTAAPRNAPDAAEILLKHGWGFVSRNSNEVQADNGAGLTSGIIGLVNKGQPRSLQDWGVLRAWGWGDSRIVDYLDTDPDIDARKIGIMGHSRGGKAALIAMVDDPRIAIGYISSSGAGGVNLYRRNYGETIHNLAGKSTFHWFAGNFLRYSAVGHTVDELPVDSHEFLALVAPRPIFIGGGALITDPQYAPGDAWQDAHGMFLSAVAASPAWKFFGATGLGTSTFPPINTLIDSGDIAFRQHEYGHTPAPNWPYFIEFADHEFSKQKR; this is encoded by the coding sequence ATGTCTTCCCTTTATCGATCCTGTGCCGTGGCATTGACAGCGCTCGCCATGAGCCCGATGGCGATGCCGCAGCAGATTCCATCTACTGAAGAGCGGGCCCGCATCGAGGCCGTCTCTGCGGCCGAACGCGACCGCGAACTCAAGCTGCTAAGCATCTCAGCCATGCAGCCGGGGGTTACGGCCTATGACATCGGTAAGCCGGGAAACGCCAATTATGACGAATCAAAGGCAAATCCCTACCCTAAGCTCCCCGACGCCTTCACGCTACAAGACGGAACCAAGGTAAAAACAAAGGCACAGTGGGAGAAGCGTCGGCAGGAGATAAAAACACTGTTTGACAACAATATTTACGGAAGATTCCCTGCCCAAATCCCGGCGGTTTCGTGGAGAGTAGACAGCGTAGAGACGATGACGATCGCGGGCGTCCCTACCGTTGTGAAACACATTGTTGGGCATGTCGATAATTCTTCTTATCCAGCCATCACCGTCGACATCCACGCGGACATCGTCACACCGGCCAGCAAGCGAGGACAGAGAGTCCCGGTCATTATCGGAGGAGGCTCTACTCACCCACGGCCGGTGCGCCCACCAGCTGCACCTGGGCAACAAATTCATTTGACTGCAGCTCCCAGGAACGCGCCCGACGCCGCCGAGATACTGCTCAAACATGGATGGGGCTTCGTCAGCCGCAACTCGAATGAGGTGCAGGCAGACAACGGTGCCGGTCTTACCAGCGGCATCATTGGTCTGGTGAACAAAGGCCAGCCACGCAGTCTGCAGGACTGGGGAGTCCTGCGCGCCTGGGGCTGGGGAGACAGCCGTATTGTCGACTACCTCGATACCGACCCTGATATCGACGCACGAAAGATCGGTATCATGGGCCATTCGCGTGGCGGCAAAGCCGCATTGATAGCCATGGTGGATGACCCACGCATTGCTATCGGCTATATCTCCTCCTCGGGTGCAGGTGGCGTCAACCTGTATCGCCGTAATTATGGTGAGACCATTCACAATCTTGCGGGCAAATCTACCTTCCACTGGTTTGCCGGCAACTTCCTCAGGTATTCCGCAGTTGGTCACACTGTCGACGAACTGCCGGTAGATAGCCACGAGTTCCTCGCATTGGTGGCGCCTCGCCCTATCTTTATTGGAGGCGGAGCACTTATCACCGACCCGCAATACGCACCGGGGGACGCCTGGCAGGACGCACATGGTATGTTTCTCTCCGCAGTCGCGGCGAGTCCCGCCTGGAAATTCTTTGGAGCCACGGGATTGGGTACATCGACATTTCCACCGATAAACACGCTCATCGATTCGGGAGATATTGCCTTCCGCCAACACGAATACGGTCATACTCCCGCTCCCAACTGGCCCTACTTCATCGAGTTCGCAGATCATGAATTTTCGAAGCAGAAGCGGTAG
- a CDS encoding ATP-binding protein, whose product MKISSGKASALGIILAIVAVLVCGIYYRAFCASHPSIASFQPDNVQTWTPYGGSWKIFNGSMQNDSEERGAKLMNGSPDWSDYVVEADIQILGPYGDAGLLLRSSGEEEGVDAYHGYYALLRNMNDTLTIGRADYGLNQFVTEPIAPHIGEQEWFHLKFVAYDCDIAAEAISSSSKVKTYAAAHDPRCIHKGRLGLRSFSTSARWKNIRVAPATRQDIDEITRHTILENITYSPDWVRNVLHFPAADRYMAPIHREAERLHSDVHIDSIDHLSLMNLYGQHVVTIHGVVTLVTPELYIQDGTGGIRAPEAILTGPVKVGDQVEAQGTVVSKEVHPVLEHATIRVLSSNVPVPALTATAFELAVGNHEGQIVEVEGILQDSFRTDKRLTLQLSEGSQQFYAIADQDDLTFRNLKLENGSRLRLRGVETKHIGYTNDRVAFAILMPTASSFAVIEDPPWWNRKHIAMLGGAISILILALVTLSRYLQNWKIASVLEERERLALEMHDTLAQSFAGIGFQLQAILEETKASTASAKQVEIALCMVRSSHEEAKRSIAALRPRFLNSADVVDNLRQAAERLVEGKSVKIHAHIEGPVDEIPLRISDALFRIGQEAISNAVRHSYARAITISLSLIANHIRLSVHDDGVGFDIQQNDPGFGIRGMTRRTDNIGGKIQIVSLPNNGTTVIVTADLAPHSSAFERLHSAARFIMGV is encoded by the coding sequence ATGAAGATCTCATCTGGGAAGGCCTCCGCACTCGGAATTATCCTTGCAATCGTAGCCGTCCTGGTTTGCGGAATTTACTACCGGGCTTTCTGTGCTTCCCATCCTTCGATCGCATCTTTCCAGCCAGACAATGTGCAGACATGGACGCCATACGGAGGCTCCTGGAAGATCTTCAACGGCAGCATGCAGAATGACTCCGAGGAACGAGGCGCGAAGCTGATGAACGGCTCCCCGGACTGGAGCGACTATGTCGTCGAAGCAGATATACAGATCCTCGGCCCATATGGCGATGCGGGCCTTCTTCTACGCTCATCCGGCGAAGAAGAAGGCGTGGATGCATATCACGGCTACTATGCTCTACTCCGCAATATGAATGACACTCTTACGATCGGGCGTGCGGACTATGGACTGAATCAGTTCGTCACGGAACCGATCGCTCCTCATATAGGAGAGCAGGAATGGTTTCATCTTAAATTCGTCGCCTACGATTGTGATATCGCCGCAGAAGCCATCTCTTCCTCGTCCAAGGTGAAGACCTATGCTGCCGCTCATGATCCACGATGCATTCACAAGGGCCGTCTCGGTTTGCGCTCCTTTTCAACGAGCGCGAGATGGAAGAACATTCGGGTAGCTCCCGCAACCCGCCAGGATATTGATGAGATCACCCGGCACACCATTCTTGAGAACATTACCTACAGTCCTGATTGGGTCCGAAATGTGCTCCACTTCCCAGCTGCCGATCGCTACATGGCTCCTATCCACCGCGAGGCAGAGCGGCTTCATAGCGACGTCCATATCGATTCCATCGATCATCTATCGCTAATGAATCTTTATGGCCAGCATGTCGTTACAATCCACGGAGTCGTCACGCTTGTTACTCCGGAACTTTACATCCAGGACGGCACTGGCGGCATTCGCGCCCCGGAAGCAATCCTCACTGGCCCTGTGAAGGTGGGAGATCAGGTTGAGGCACAGGGCACGGTTGTCTCAAAAGAAGTTCACCCGGTATTGGAACATGCGACGATCCGCGTTCTGTCATCGAATGTCCCTGTTCCCGCTCTGACTGCGACGGCTTTTGAGCTTGCGGTAGGAAATCACGAAGGTCAGATTGTTGAAGTAGAAGGGATCCTGCAGGATTCGTTTCGCACAGATAAGCGCCTAACTCTTCAGCTAAGCGAAGGCAGTCAGCAGTTTTACGCCATCGCAGATCAAGATGACCTAACCTTCAGAAACTTAAAACTGGAAAATGGCAGCCGCTTACGCCTGCGCGGAGTCGAAACAAAACATATCGGCTATACCAACGACCGGGTAGCGTTCGCTATTTTAATGCCAACCGCCAGCAGCTTCGCGGTTATTGAAGATCCGCCATGGTGGAACAGAAAACATATCGCGATGCTGGGCGGCGCCATTTCAATCTTGATTCTGGCTCTTGTGACGCTTTCTCGTTATCTGCAGAACTGGAAGATTGCATCCGTCCTTGAGGAACGTGAACGTCTTGCTCTTGAAATGCATGACACACTTGCCCAAAGCTTCGCCGGCATCGGCTTTCAGCTGCAGGCCATCCTCGAAGAAACAAAGGCTTCAACTGCGTCGGCAAAGCAGGTGGAGATCGCACTCTGCATGGTTCGTTCCAGCCATGAAGAGGCCAAAAGAAGCATTGCGGCGCTCCGTCCGCGTTTTCTCAATAGTGCTGACGTCGTCGACAATCTTCGTCAGGCCGCGGAAAGGCTCGTCGAAGGCAAATCTGTCAAAATTCATGCTCATATTGAAGGCCCGGTCGATGAGATTCCATTGCGCATCTCCGATGCTCTCTTCCGTATCGGGCAGGAAGCGATCAGCAATGCTGTTCGCCATTCCTATGCACGCGCTATCACCATCTCACTTTCCTTGATTGCCAATCACATCCGCCTCTCCGTCCACGATGACGGTGTCGGCTTCGACATACAACAGAATGATCCCGGGTTTGGAATCCGCGGTATGACCCGGCGTACCGACAATATCGGCGGTAAGATTCAGATCGTCTCTCTACCGAACAACGGAACAACGGTGATCGTTACGGCCGATCTTGCTCCTCACAGCTCTGCTTTTGAACGTCTGCACTCCGCAGCCAGGTTCATCATGGGGGTATGA
- a CDS encoding response regulator transcription factor — MKPDAPPIRLLIVDDHPVVRIGLSSMLNMRGKILVVAAVASGKEAICFLDQSNVDIVLLDLRMPEMNGIETLKAICKRPFPPPVIVLSSFEFDEEIYQAVEAGAQGYLLKDMTVENIFLAIQRVNAGGTFFPTRITDRLDERKHRRDLSTRELEILSLLTKGLTNKEIGGALSISQFTVRNHIKHIAAKLDASDRTEAAFIAIQSGIIAVSH, encoded by the coding sequence TTGAAACCAGATGCTCCACCCATTCGTCTGCTTATTGTCGATGACCACCCGGTAGTTCGTATCGGTCTGAGCAGCATGCTCAATATGAGAGGAAAAATTCTTGTCGTTGCCGCGGTCGCCAGCGGCAAAGAGGCTATCTGCTTCCTGGACCAATCGAATGTCGATATCGTTCTCCTCGATCTACGCATGCCAGAGATGAACGGCATCGAAACGCTTAAAGCGATCTGTAAACGCCCGTTCCCTCCGCCGGTGATCGTCCTTTCCAGCTTTGAGTTCGACGAAGAGATATACCAAGCCGTTGAAGCCGGCGCGCAAGGCTATCTCCTCAAAGACATGACAGTAGAAAATATCTTTCTTGCCATTCAACGGGTCAATGCGGGAGGCACCTTCTTTCCTACCCGCATTACAGATCGACTCGACGAACGTAAACATCGTCGCGACCTCAGCACCCGTGAGCTGGAAATTCTGTCGCTCCTGACAAAGGGACTAACAAATAAAGAAATTGGAGGTGCCCTTAGCATAAGCCAGTTCACCGTACGCAACCACATCAAACACATCGCCGCAAAGCTGGATGCGAGCGATCGAACCGAAGCTGCTTTTATCGCAATCCAGTCCGGCATTATTGCCGTTTCTCATTGA
- a CDS encoding substrate-binding domain-containing protein, with the protein MFAIASILLGLCSCHAPIPTIAVIPPVTGTLLWETMHGGAAGEARRHHLHLYWNAPTEEGDTQKQIGFLERALNRHYAGIVLVPDETFAFRTPVQHAIDKSIPVVVINNELGLPSERYLSYVLNDEVEGGKLAARRVAAILHGKGSIAILGTNPHLQSLHKRELSLERTLATEFPQIHIAVRKLGDMSVPHEQQAAEQLFDAAHPVDAIVALTTTSMRGAYYARIETQRSRSIPIVGFDQERLPAIKAGEIDSIVIQNTFDIGRIALDNIAAQRKGNPVAERVYVKPILLTRANFDSPQLKHITLYPMFPWSEQ; encoded by the coding sequence ATGTTCGCGATTGCATCCATTCTTCTCGGATTGTGTTCCTGCCACGCCCCTATTCCTACTATCGCCGTTATTCCTCCCGTTACTGGAACTCTGCTCTGGGAGACCATGCACGGGGGAGCTGCTGGAGAGGCAAGACGGCATCACCTGCATTTGTACTGGAATGCACCGACAGAAGAAGGTGATACCCAGAAGCAGATCGGCTTTCTGGAACGTGCCCTCAATCGACATTACGCCGGCATCGTTCTCGTTCCCGATGAAACCTTCGCTTTTCGCACCCCTGTTCAGCATGCAATTGATAAATCCATTCCAGTCGTTGTTATCAATAACGAGCTAGGCCTACCTTCGGAACGGTATCTTTCCTATGTATTGAACGATGAAGTAGAAGGAGGCAAACTTGCTGCCCGTCGGGTCGCAGCGATTCTGCATGGCAAGGGGTCAATCGCAATACTAGGTACAAACCCCCACCTTCAAAGTCTTCATAAGCGGGAGCTCAGTCTAGAACGGACACTTGCCACAGAGTTTCCTCAGATTCATATTGCAGTCCGCAAACTTGGAGACATGAGCGTCCCCCACGAACAACAGGCAGCGGAACAGCTTTTCGACGCAGCACATCCCGTGGATGCCATCGTTGCCCTGACAACGACGTCTATGCGGGGTGCCTACTATGCTCGCATTGAGACACAACGCTCCAGGTCGATCCCTATCGTCGGATTCGATCAGGAACGCCTGCCCGCCATCAAAGCGGGCGAGATCGACTCCATCGTGATTCAGAACACTTTCGATATTGGCAGAATCGCCCTGGACAATATCGCTGCGCAGAGAAAGGGTAATCCCGTGGCGGAACGCGTATATGTTAAGCCAATCCTGCTAACCAGGGCCAACTTCGATTCACCGCAGCTAAAGCACATTACGCTCTATCCAATGTTTCCGTGGAGCGAGCAATAG
- a CDS encoding SH3 domain-containing protein: MKKILILLLACFLSAASVSAQSALISHNSNLRSGPSPSSRNIRLLPAGAAITIISRYPRLGYVRVQEAKDGETGWVWERNVTGGKAQESILSPPLDVLPKEVPGHKVGEPGVYPILQLTPGREDPTVTQSNLAKNICNKAWTTDSVRPATSVTSKIKHDTMKDYGFTDAANHYELDHLLSLQNGGCPDCKENLWPEAYGDQKHPMTQIQRSAWNKKNPGSAEILAGALEKDLVENHIHDEICIGFPSAKMSSYAKRYPALVSITLRRGQEILATDWYACYLNIMNGNQPCE, encoded by the coding sequence ATGAAGAAGATCCTTATCTTGCTACTGGCCTGTTTTCTTTCTGCTGCTTCTGTTTCAGCCCAATCAGCATTGATTTCTCACAATAGCAATCTGCGCTCCGGCCCTTCTCCAAGCAGCAGGAATATTCGTTTACTGCCAGCTGGCGCCGCGATCACAATCATCTCCAGGTATCCAAGGTTGGGCTATGTAAGGGTACAGGAGGCTAAAGATGGAGAGACCGGGTGGGTTTGGGAAAGAAACGTCACCGGAGGAAAAGCACAAGAAAGTATATTGTCGCCGCCGCTTGACGTCCTGCCGAAGGAGGTTCCTGGTCATAAAGTTGGCGAGCCTGGTGTTTATCCCATACTTCAATTGACGCCCGGAAGAGAAGATCCGACTGTCACTCAAAGCAATCTCGCAAAGAACATCTGTAACAAGGCGTGGACTACCGATTCGGTGCGGCCCGCTACGTCCGTCACAAGCAAGATCAAGCATGACACGATGAAAGACTACGGATTCACAGACGCAGCCAACCACTACGAACTTGATCACCTTCTCTCTTTACAGAACGGCGGCTGCCCGGATTGCAAAGAAAATCTCTGGCCCGAGGCTTACGGAGACCAAAAGCATCCGATGACACAGATCCAGCGATCTGCATGGAACAAGAAGAATCCGGGATCTGCTGAGATCCTTGCAGGCGCCTTGGAAAAAGACCTGGTCGAAAATCATATTCACGATGAAATCTGCATCGGTTTTCCAAGCGCAAAGATGAGTAGCTACGCCAAGAGATACCCCGCATTAGTTTCGATAACGCTTAGGCGCGGACAAGAAATCCTTGCCACGGATTGGTACGCATGCTACCTAAACATCATGAATGGCAATCAACCGTGTGAATGA
- a CDS encoding Nif3-like dinuclear metal center hexameric protein: protein MHQISRRKFIALTATGLATASQVMMARSNGDVITAGQIVDRIKKEIGPNWNVDTVDTFKAGDPSTAVTGIVTTALPSLRVMEEAVKSGANFIITCEPTFFSKADKPTPPVRRMGQLHRDTPPVTSNASPPPDPVFSAKDSFIEKHKLVVWRFSDHWRFHKPDPFSQGLAATLGWSKFIDTNDPKQITIPETSLVALVSHVKKSLHARGGMRIVGNPQQRIRKIALLPGTTPIQASIEVLPGVDAIIAGEVREWESVEYVRDTLALGGKKSLTLVGRILSEDPGMQVCAQWLETIVPEVKTRWISAGDPYWRPIA, encoded by the coding sequence ATGCACCAAATCTCAAGGCGTAAATTTATTGCGCTAACCGCGACTGGCCTCGCGACCGCGTCGCAGGTAATGATGGCGCGTTCCAACGGCGATGTCATTACCGCAGGGCAGATCGTCGATCGCATCAAGAAAGAGATCGGCCCCAACTGGAATGTAGATACAGTTGATACGTTCAAAGCCGGCGATCCGTCTACTGCCGTGACAGGCATCGTCACTACAGCTTTACCCTCGTTGAGGGTAATGGAAGAGGCAGTAAAGTCAGGAGCAAATTTCATCATCACTTGTGAGCCAACCTTTTTCAGCAAGGCTGACAAGCCAACCCCGCCGGTGAGGCGCATGGGGCAGCTTCATCGTGATACCCCTCCAGTGACATCAAATGCTTCGCCCCCACCTGATCCGGTCTTCTCAGCCAAGGATTCATTCATTGAGAAACACAAACTCGTTGTGTGGCGATTTAGTGACCACTGGCGTTTCCACAAACCCGATCCGTTTTCGCAGGGATTGGCCGCCACTCTTGGCTGGTCAAAGTTTATCGACACCAACGATCCGAAGCAGATTACTATCCCCGAAACCTCCCTCGTTGCGCTCGTCTCGCATGTGAAGAAGTCGTTGCATGCTCGCGGGGGCATGCGTATCGTAGGCAATCCTCAACAGCGCATACGCAAAATTGCTCTTCTTCCGGGAACGACTCCGATACAGGCATCGATCGAGGTTCTGCCCGGAGTGGACGCGATTATTGCGGGCGAAGTGCGTGAGTGGGAATCCGTCGAGTACGTGCGCGATACACTGGCGCTTGGAGGGAAAAAGTCACTAACCCTCGTCGGCCGGATCCTCTCCGAGGATCCTGGAATGCAGGTATGCGCGCAGTGGCTAGAAACTATTGTTCCCGAAGTGAAAACCCGGTGGATATCTGCCGGCGATCCATACTGGAGGCCAATCGCATGA
- a CDS encoding Nif3-like dinuclear metal center hexameric protein: protein MSNLTAGEIVARIKSNLGIPWRTTTYRDTFKLGGPDSIVKGIATTMFCSYDAIRRAAEAGCNMIIPHEDTYWNDHDDISIVDHDPSYRLKVNFMRDHNIVVFRMHDHMHAQRPDFTYVGCARALGLESKYETAPQSHHFTLPPTTLGELAATFQKRLGDKALRVVGDPNAKVSRVQLGVGYATPPINNPDVDVVVSGEQQESDGFLDSPAYVLDAMTLGIPKGWIMLGHSVSEEQGMLEMAQWIKSFTPEVPVQLIRTEEPFWVPR from the coding sequence ATGAGTAACCTGACTGCCGGCGAGATAGTTGCCCGCATTAAGAGCAATCTCGGTATTCCTTGGCGTACTACGACGTACCGCGACACCTTTAAGCTTGGCGGCCCTGACAGCATCGTCAAAGGGATAGCGACAACTATGTTCTGCTCCTATGACGCTATACGGCGTGCCGCCGAGGCAGGCTGCAATATGATCATTCCGCACGAAGATACATATTGGAATGATCATGACGATATATCGATCGTCGACCATGATCCGAGCTATCGGCTCAAGGTGAACTTCATGCGCGATCACAATATTGTCGTCTTCCGCATGCACGATCACATGCACGCGCAGAGGCCCGACTTCACCTATGTCGGTTGTGCACGGGCGCTCGGTCTTGAGAGCAAGTACGAAACTGCTCCACAATCCCACCACTTTACCCTCCCCCCGACAACACTCGGTGAATTGGCAGCCACATTTCAGAAGCGGCTTGGCGATAAGGCATTAAGGGTCGTGGGCGATCCCAATGCCAAGGTGAGCCGTGTTCAGTTGGGTGTTGGGTATGCAACACCACCCATCAATAATCCGGATGTGGACGTCGTCGTTAGTGGAGAACAGCAGGAAAGCGACGGCTTTCTCGATAGCCCCGCATATGTCCTGGATGCTATGACGCTAGGAATCCCCAAAGGCTGGATCATGCTCGGCCACTCCGTATCTGAAGAACAGGGAATGCTTGAAATGGCCCAGTGGATCAAGTCGTTCACGCCCGAGGTTCCGGTTCAACTCATCAGGACAGAAGAACCATTCTGGGTGCCGAGATAA